CTGCAATCAACCTGCAGAATGTCGATAAGGACGATCTGAAGCGCGGCTACTTCCTCGCGACGCCCGGATATTTCCAACCGAAGCGGCTGACGACATGCCAAATCGGACTTCTGCCGTCCGCATCGCCGCTGAAATACAATTCCGTCGTCCGCGTTCACCTTGGAACCGGCGAATTCATCGCCAAAATCCGGCCAATCGGCAAAGACGAACTCCTGCCGGACGAGTCGTGCATTGCGCAAATCCTCTTCGACGAAGAAATTTCGGTCGGATTCCACGACCGGCTGATTCTGCGTAGTTATTCGCCGGTGGCGACGATCGGCGGCGCGACGGTTCTCGAAGTTTTCCCCGAACCTCTGCGAAAAAAAGAGTCCGTAAAAGCGGATCGGATCGGGAAACTCATCGCCGACGACCTGCTTTTCTGTGCCGAAAACCTCTTTTCGTTCCATCCCGGCATACTTTTCTCATCTTTCGACGTCGCGCAGAGACTTTCGGTTTCCGAAAGTTCGGCTTTGAACCTACTGCGGTTACTTTCCGACAGACAAAAGATCGTTTCGATCAAAACCGGTTACATTTCGCTTTCAGAAATCCCGGCAATGAAAAAACGCCTGATCGAAATTTTGTCGCAATTTCATCAGAAGAATCCGATCCTCTCCGGTCAATCGAAAGCGAGCCTTCTTGAGGAGGTAAAAATCTCCGATGAGATGGCTGATTGGCTGACAAATGAACTTAAAGATGAAAATAAAATTGCGGTTTCCGGCGATAAATGGCGGCTGAGAGGTTTCTCGCCGGTTCTTTCCGGAAAACAATCGGAATTGATCCAACAGATCGAGTCGGCGCTGATCGCCGGCGGATTTATGCCGCCCGATCTGACCGAAATCCGGAAAAAATTGAACCTGCCGGAAGATGAAGCCGAGCCGCTGTTCGCCTATCTGACCGACGCCGGAAAGATCGTCATCCCCGAAAAGAATCTGGCGTTCCATTCAGAAACGATCGGAAAGGGGCGCAATCTGATCGCCGGTTATCTCGATGAAAAAGGCGAGGCAACCGTCGCCGAACTGAAAGAACTGCTCGGTACTTCCCGCAAATGGGTAATTCCTTTGCTGAATTATTTTGACCGGACCGGACTCACGCGGCGGGAGGGAGATGTGAGGAAGTTGAAAGAGTGAGAGTTCAGATACGAGGATGTGATTTAAAAAATCAATGTACTTTGTCTTGACAAAAGTGAAGCTATTGCTTAATATGTTGGTGAAATGATTGTTATGATCGAATGTGAGGAAGTATAATGAATAAAAAAGAACGCCTGATCGAGAAAGAAAACTTTTCAATCGCATTAACAGAATTCGTCAAAGGACTTGGAAATTATGTTTCCGGAGAAGATGGCCAATGGACAGTTAAGGGATTTATCGACATATTCAAGAATATTTACACGATCAGTTCGGATACTAAAATTGTATCAAAAATTCTGGAAATTCACTTGTTTCCTCGTATCCTTCAATTTGCTCAGGATAATGGCTATTCAATCGTTTTAGCGGAACATCAAAACTGGTATCCCGACCTTAGTTTCGTCCAACATAGCAACCAAACCGTAAAATTTGCCGTTGATTTAAAGGCAACTTATCGTGATCCCGAATTTCCGGGACACGTCAATGGTTTTACTTTAGGAAGTCACGGCGCTTATTTCAGAGAAAGAAGTTCGACCAAGAACATCCAATTTCCCTACTCTGACTATCTGGGGCATTTCTGTCTGGGAGCGATATACACTAGAACATCAATAAGTGATTTGGACGAAACTGAAATATTCCGCGTTAAAGAGATTGAAGAAACCGATTATCAAGTCACATCAAATCGATACCGTGTAACTCCAGTTGAAAATCTTCGATCGATTACATCGGTTGTCAGAGATTTTCAATTCTTTGTTTGTGAAAAATGGCAATTGGCGAGCGACAAACAAGGCTCAGGTAATACCGCTAATATCGGTTCAATAACTTTCATCGATGATATAATCAAAGGCAATGGCATTTTCGCCAAACTTGGCGAAGAATGGTTCGATGAATATTGGATGAATTATGGTTTGCTCAAGATGAAAATGAAAGGAAAGGTCAAACCAATCCGATCTATCGAAGATTTCCTTGATTTCAAGCATAGCGATAAGACAAAGATCGTTCCGGTTAAAACCAAAAAGAAAAATAACAACGAGCAACAATGCGAATAATCGTTCCACCAATTAAAAGTCAGGGTATAAAAACCAAACTGGTTCCCTGGATTCAACTTTTAGTGCCAGAAGTCAAAGGCCGG
This window of the Candidatus Marinimicrobia bacterium CG08_land_8_20_14_0_20_45_22 genome carries:
- the selB gene encoding selenocysteine-specific translation elongation factor; this translates as MLTENQKMPDEFVTGQRPVIFGTAGHIDHGKSSLLKALTGVDPDRLEEEQRRGMTIDIGFAFLNENIAFIDVPGHEKFIKNMVTGANTVDLALLVIAADDGIMPQTREHVEILKLIGIRSGLIVVNKIDLVNSDWLEMILEDVRQFVRGTFLENEPILCVSTVTGAGIPELKEAILQKAGQFERKSTSDLFRLPIDRAFIVKGYGTVVTGSVISGELHVGDEVEIAPLKIWTKVRGIQSHGKQTDRISVGQRAAINLQNVDKDDLKRGYFLATPGYFQPKRLTTCQIGLLPSASPLKYNSVVRVHLGTGEFIAKIRPIGKDELLPDESCIAQILFDEEISVGFHDRLILRSYSPVATIGGATVLEVFPEPLRKKESVKADRIGKLIADDLLFCAENLFSFHPGILFSSFDVAQRLSVSESSALNLLRLLSDRQKIVSIKTGYISLSEIPAMKKRLIEILSQFHQKNPILSGQSKASLLEEVKISDEMADWLTNELKDENKIAVSGDKWRLRGFSPVLSGKQSELIQQIESALIAGGFMPPDLTEIRKKLNLPEDEAEPLFAYLTDAGKIVIPEKNLAFHSETIGKGRNLIAGYLDEKGEATVAELKELLGTSRKWVIPLLNYFDRTGLTRREGDVRKLKE
- a CDS encoding restriction endonuclease is translated as MNKKERLIEKENFSIALTEFVKGLGNYVSGEDGQWTVKGFIDIFKNIYTISSDTKIVSKILEIHLFPRILQFAQDNGYSIVLAEHQNWYPDLSFVQHSNQTVKFAVDLKATYRDPEFPGHVNGFTLGSHGAYFRERSSTKNIQFPYSDYLGHFCLGAIYTRTSISDLDETEIFRVKEIEETDYQVTSNRYRVTPVENLRSITSVVRDFQFFVCEKWQLASDKQGSGNTANIGSITFIDDIIKGNGIFAKLGEEWFDEYWMNYGLLKMKMKGKVKPIRSIEDFLDFKHSDKTKIVPVKTKKKNNNEQQCE